The Altererythrobacter sp. ZODW24 genome window below encodes:
- a CDS encoding SDR family oxidoreductase, which translates to MPSINRRALLAGAAATTVLATAATKAQSDVVTAKPDLTGKSILITGCSSGFGRLMAEKFAREGAKVFATMRNLPRTEATELEALAASEDLDLHVIEIDVTDDAQVADGVAKTEEITGGAIDVLVNNAGVSFGGPIEIQDMEATQLIFDVNVFGPHRMARAVLPKMRAAKSGQIFNVTSQLGRVIVPAFGQYSPTKFALEAMSEQLAYELVPHNIEVTAIEPGGYPTNIWANSNKLTLALLERADQKHTAGYGMLIEQLRARTGGGGSTDPMDVPNAIGEIIAMPAGTRPVRRAVHPGMKPQLPINETSAKAQVDWLGASPYGPWIKAVHNV; encoded by the coding sequence ATGCCATCAATCAATCGCCGCGCCCTACTCGCTGGAGCTGCCGCAACCACTGTACTCGCGACCGCTGCCACTAAGGCTCAAAGCGATGTTGTGACCGCCAAGCCTGATCTGACCGGAAAATCGATTCTGATCACCGGCTGCTCATCCGGCTTTGGCCGTTTGATGGCGGAGAAATTCGCCCGCGAAGGCGCGAAAGTTTTTGCCACGATGCGTAACCTGCCGCGCACCGAAGCGACCGAGCTGGAAGCCCTTGCTGCTTCCGAAGATCTTGATCTGCATGTGATCGAAATCGACGTTACCGACGATGCGCAAGTCGCGGATGGTGTTGCCAAGACCGAAGAGATCACAGGCGGTGCCATTGATGTCCTGGTCAACAATGCGGGCGTATCATTCGGTGGCCCGATTGAAATTCAGGACATGGAAGCCACTCAACTGATCTTTGACGTCAATGTCTTTGGTCCGCACCGCATGGCCCGTGCCGTCCTGCCAAAAATGCGCGCGGCGAAATCGGGTCAGATTTTCAACGTCACCTCACAGCTTGGACGCGTGATCGTCCCGGCATTTGGTCAATATTCACCAACGAAATTTGCGCTCGAGGCGATGAGCGAACAGCTCGCCTACGAGCTCGTGCCGCACAACATCGAAGTCACAGCCATCGAGCCGGGCGGTTATCCGACGAACATTTGGGCGAACAGCAACAAGCTGACACTGGCTCTGTTAGAACGTGCAGACCAGAAGCACACCGCCGGTTACGGCATGCTGATTGAACAACTGCGTGCCCGCACAGGCGGCGGCGGTTCGACCGATCCGATGGACGTGCCCAACGCGATTGGCGAAATTATCGCCATGCCAGCGGGTACCCGCCCTGTTCGTCGCGCCGTGCATCCGGGGATGAAGCCGCAACTGCCCATCAACGAAACCAGCGCGAAGGCGCAGGTCGATTGGCTGGGCGCATCGCCGTATGGCCCATGGATCAAGGCAGTCCATAACGTTTAG
- the glyS gene encoding glycine--tRNA ligase subunit beta: MSDFLLELRSEEIPARMQKGARGELEKLFRREMDAAGVSIGEVTVYSTPRRLALIARDLPQETEAVSEEAKGPPEGAPDQAVDGFCRKNGVTRDQLEVRDVKGRNTYFAVINKPGRAVTGVLAEAIPAIIRDFSWPKSQRWGAASISTESLRWVRPLSGIVALLGNEIVECEVHGVTSGAVTLGHRFHHSGDITIGGADDYAMKLRAAHVIVDHEERQDIIRTGAAKAAQDAGLALVEDEGLVIENAGLTEWPVPLLGRFEDDFLEVPPETIQLTARVNQKYFVCEDADGKLANAFICTANIEAEDPGVVVEGNRRVLAARLSDAKFFWDVDRKKTLADHAEGLARITFHEKLGTVADKVERVAKLAEWLASEGIVPDCDPALARHAAELCKADLVTEMVGEFPELQGLMGGYYARAEGLPDAVADAIRDHYKPVGQGDDVPTAPITVAVSLADKLDTLSSFFAVDEKPTGSKDPFALRRAALGMLRLIEQGLRFDFARATRCATGNLFAQKDAALSSRDLAFDDGAEVTSFLVDRLKVQQREAGVRHDLIDAVFALGGEDDLVRLLARVHALQAFMESDDGANLLAGYKRAANILKKEDWSDVQKNSLSYTPEPAEKALIDALDAAEPKAAASIESEDFGAAMAALASLRAPIDAFFEDVTVNDDDQDKRAARLGLLLRFRNAVHTVADFARIEG; this comes from the coding sequence ATGAGCGATTTCCTCCTTGAACTCCGAAGCGAAGAAATTCCCGCCCGTATGCAAAAGGGTGCACGGGGCGAGTTGGAAAAGCTGTTCCGCCGCGAGATGGATGCCGCCGGTGTCTCCATTGGCGAGGTCACCGTCTATTCCACGCCGCGCCGCCTTGCTTTGATTGCGCGCGATCTGCCGCAAGAAACCGAAGCGGTCAGCGAAGAAGCCAAGGGTCCGCCCGAAGGCGCTCCTGATCAGGCGGTCGACGGGTTCTGCCGCAAGAACGGCGTGACGCGCGACCAATTGGAAGTGCGCGACGTCAAAGGGCGCAACACATATTTCGCGGTCATCAACAAACCGGGCAGGGCGGTTACAGGCGTTCTCGCCGAAGCCATCCCCGCGATCATCCGCGACTTCTCCTGGCCCAAGTCGCAGCGCTGGGGCGCGGCATCGATCAGCACGGAAAGCCTGCGTTGGGTTCGGCCACTTTCGGGCATCGTTGCGCTGCTCGGCAATGAAATTGTCGAATGCGAAGTGCACGGCGTTACGTCCGGCGCAGTCACGCTGGGCCACCGCTTCCACCATTCGGGCGACATTACCATCGGCGGCGCTGACGACTATGCGATGAAGCTGCGCGCCGCCCATGTGATCGTGGATCACGAGGAACGCCAAGACATCATCCGCACCGGCGCGGCAAAGGCTGCACAGGATGCGGGCCTTGCGCTGGTCGAGGATGAAGGTCTGGTGATCGAAAACGCAGGCTTGACCGAATGGCCCGTGCCGCTGCTCGGCCGGTTCGAGGATGATTTCCTCGAAGTGCCGCCTGAAACGATCCAACTAACCGCCCGCGTGAACCAGAAGTATTTTGTCTGCGAGGATGCCGATGGCAAACTCGCCAACGCCTTCATCTGCACCGCTAATATAGAAGCAGAAGACCCGGGTGTCGTTGTAGAAGGCAATCGCAGAGTCCTCGCCGCTCGATTGAGTGATGCGAAGTTCTTCTGGGATGTCGACCGCAAGAAGACCTTGGCGGACCACGCCGAGGGACTGGCGCGAATTACGTTCCACGAGAAGCTGGGCACGGTTGCCGATAAGGTCGAGCGCGTCGCAAAACTGGCAGAATGGCTCGCGAGTGAAGGCATTGTGCCTGATTGCGATCCGGCGCTGGCGCGGCACGCTGCAGAACTTTGCAAGGCTGACCTCGTCACCGAAATGGTCGGCGAGTTTCCCGAACTACAAGGGCTGATGGGCGGCTACTACGCCCGCGCAGAAGGTCTGCCGGATGCCGTCGCTGACGCGATCCGCGATCACTACAAGCCGGTCGGGCAGGGCGATGATGTGCCAACTGCTCCGATCACTGTCGCAGTGAGTTTGGCGGACAAGTTGGATACCCTCTCTTCGTTCTTTGCAGTTGACGAGAAGCCCACTGGATCGAAGGATCCTTTTGCTCTGCGGAGGGCGGCGTTGGGCATGTTGCGACTGATCGAACAAGGCTTGCGGTTCGATTTCGCCAGAGCAACTAGATGTGCAACGGGCAATTTGTTTGCACAAAAAGATGCGGCGCTTTCGTCACGTGACTTGGCATTTGATGACGGAGCCGAAGTGACCAGCTTTCTCGTCGACCGCTTGAAAGTCCAACAACGCGAAGCTGGTGTCCGCCACGACCTTATCGACGCAGTGTTCGCACTCGGCGGCGAGGACGATCTCGTCCGCTTGCTCGCTCGCGTCCACGCGCTCCAAGCCTTTATGGAAAGCGACGACGGCGCGAACCTCCTTGCGGGTTACAAGCGCGCGGCGAATATCCTCAAAAAGGAAGATTGGTCGGACGTGCAGAAAAACTCGCTGTCCTACACGCCCGAACCAGCCGAAAAGGCGCTGATCGACGCGCTCGATGCTGCGGAGCCCAAGGCGGCTGCGTCTATCGAAAGCGAAGATTTCGGCGCAGCAATGGCGGCCTTGGCCAGCTTGCGCGCGCCGATTGATGCCTTTTTCGAGGATGTGACGGTCAATGATGACGATCAGGACAAGCGCGCTGCACGCCTCGGGTTGCTGCTGCGGTTCCGCAATGCAGTCCACACCGTGGCTGATTTCGCCCGGATCGAGGGGTAG
- a CDS encoding TraB/GumN family protein, with the protein MTNLKSRIACTASALAMLFTLPACAQTQQLPTPVESTRVAAETVEMAAPEKATGGPALWQLADEDTTIYLFGTVHALPKDVDWYKGDVADALGSSEKLITEIMMTPGAEAQTQQIVMSKALLPAGTTLRSMLDDKQKASYDEAMTKIGLPVQAFDQFEPWFAAINLAMMPLLKEGYDPNAGVEKILEGKAGPDMARGELETVEFQMSVFDELPVESQIKFLVETAENVDNMKSMLDAMVAEWIEGDADALAALMNDSMTDPVIADRLLYARNSNWAEWIDNRMDQPGTIFIAVGAGHLAGDKSVQEMLTTRGFTITRVQ; encoded by the coding sequence ATGACAAATCTGAAATCCCGTATCGCTTGCACCGCCTCCGCATTGGCCATGCTTTTCACGCTGCCTGCCTGTGCACAAACACAGCAGCTGCCGACGCCGGTTGAAAGCACCCGCGTCGCTGCTGAAACCGTTGAAATGGCTGCGCCTGAGAAGGCCACTGGAGGCCCCGCCCTGTGGCAGCTCGCTGATGAAGACACGACGATCTATCTCTTCGGTACCGTCCATGCGCTGCCGAAGGACGTTGATTGGTACAAAGGCGACGTAGCCGATGCGCTTGGTTCTTCCGAGAAGCTCATCACGGAAATCATGATGACCCCGGGTGCCGAGGCGCAAACGCAGCAGATCGTGATGTCGAAGGCTCTCCTGCCAGCTGGAACGACGCTCCGCAGCATGCTCGATGACAAACAGAAGGCTTCTTATGACGAGGCTATGACGAAAATCGGCCTTCCGGTTCAAGCATTCGACCAATTCGAGCCGTGGTTTGCAGCCATCAACCTCGCCATGATGCCGCTGCTTAAGGAAGGGTATGACCCGAACGCCGGCGTCGAAAAAATCCTCGAAGGCAAAGCTGGTCCCGATATGGCGCGCGGCGAGCTGGAAACGGTCGAGTTTCAGATGTCGGTATTCGATGAACTTCCGGTTGAATCGCAGATCAAGTTTTTGGTCGAGACCGCTGAGAATGTCGACAATATGAAGTCGATGCTCGACGCTATGGTTGCCGAATGGATCGAAGGTGATGCTGATGCGCTCGCCGCTTTGATGAATGACAGCATGACTGATCCTGTAATCGCGGACCGCCTGCTCTATGCCCGCAACAGTAATTGGGCGGAATGGATCGACAACCGGATGGATCAACCCGGCACGATCTTCATCGCAGTGGGTGCAGGACATCTGGCGGGTGACAAGAGCGTGCAGGAAATGCTCACCACCCGCGGCTTTACGATTACGCGGGTTCAGTAA
- a CDS encoding TraB/GumN family protein, with the protein MARGILRGAITALAALALAACGTETAEEQSGPAPAPALWELTGDDGQLAYLFGTIHTLPEGANWRTGTIDRALAQSDMLVLEIAALDDSAAIAAEFARLGQSAGNGNLSHRIDPELRDELAVLLEQAGSLDQDFAQIESWAAALMLVQATAPADEGEGVDVALLRGNATMEVAELEGIADQLGRFDSLPEKEQVDLLTAVIESAPDSEAESKRLMDNWLYGDVEAMVEETNQGLLADPELRAALMTNRNREWVPKIEAWLAEGHKPFIAAGAAHMVGPDGLPAQLTQRGWTIKRIQ; encoded by the coding sequence ATGGCTAGGGGGATACTTCGCGGTGCAATTACCGCACTGGCGGCGCTTGCTCTTGCAGCGTGCGGGACCGAGACTGCTGAGGAGCAGTCCGGTCCCGCCCCAGCCCCAGCCTTGTGGGAGCTCACCGGCGATGACGGCCAGTTGGCGTATCTCTTCGGTACAATCCACACCTTGCCCGAGGGCGCCAATTGGCGAACGGGCACAATCGACCGGGCGCTGGCTCAAAGCGATATGCTGGTCTTGGAGATCGCCGCGTTGGATGACAGCGCGGCGATTGCTGCTGAATTTGCCCGGTTAGGCCAGTCCGCCGGAAACGGAAATCTTTCGCATCGCATCGATCCTGAATTGCGCGATGAGTTGGCGGTCCTGCTCGAACAAGCTGGCAGTCTTGATCAAGACTTCGCTCAGATCGAAAGCTGGGCCGCTGCACTTATGTTGGTGCAAGCCACCGCGCCTGCCGATGAAGGTGAAGGCGTTGACGTCGCTCTATTGCGCGGCAATGCCACAATGGAAGTGGCCGAACTGGAAGGTATCGCCGATCAACTTGGCCGCTTCGATAGCTTGCCGGAGAAAGAACAGGTCGACCTGCTGACGGCAGTGATCGAATCCGCGCCCGATTCCGAGGCCGAGAGCAAGCGTCTGATGGACAATTGGCTCTATGGCGACGTCGAGGCGATGGTCGAGGAGACCAATCAAGGCCTGCTCGCCGATCCCGAATTGCGCGCAGCACTGATGACCAATCGCAATCGCGAATGGGTTCCCAAGATCGAGGCGTGGCTGGCAGAGGGGCACAAGCCATTTATTGCCGCCGGCGCAGCGCATATGGTTGGCCCGGATGGGCTACCCGCCCAGCTCACGCAGCGCGGATGGACGATCAAGCGCATCCAGTAA
- a CDS encoding 50S ribosomal protein L25/general stress protein Ctc: MSDALTLPAETREQAGKGASRALRREGRVPAVIYGGKEEPTPIHVEAKELARQLGTGHFMNSIVMIEVGGKSVRVLPKDVAFHPVSDRAIHADFLRLSKDAKIEVEIPVVFVNQEESPGLKKGGVLNVVRHDLELVCESDKIPDQIEIDVTGLEVGDSIHISTVSLPEGSVSAITDRDFTIATIVAPSALKSQDDETDEDGEEGEAPEAGDVPASAQTADGEEGDKSE; the protein is encoded by the coding sequence ATGAGCGATGCTCTGACACTGCCGGCCGAGACACGCGAACAGGCAGGCAAGGGAGCCTCCCGTGCGCTGCGTCGTGAAGGCCGCGTTCCTGCTGTTATCTATGGCGGCAAGGAAGAACCCACCCCGATCCATGTTGAAGCCAAGGAGCTGGCACGCCAGCTCGGCACCGGCCACTTCATGAACTCGATTGTTATGATCGAAGTCGGCGGCAAGAGCGTCCGCGTTCTCCCTAAGGATGTGGCTTTCCACCCGGTTTCTGACCGCGCAATTCACGCCGATTTCCTTCGCCTGTCCAAGGACGCGAAGATCGAAGTTGAAATCCCGGTTGTCTTCGTAAACCAGGAAGAAAGCCCTGGTCTCAAGAAGGGCGGCGTTCTCAACGTGGTTCGTCACGATCTGGAACTGGTCTGCGAATCGGACAAGATCCCCGATCAGATCGAAATCGACGTTACCGGCCTCGAAGTCGGCGATTCGATCCACATCAGCACCGTTTCCCTTCCCGAAGGTTCGGTCAGCGCCATCACCGATCGCGACTTTACGATTGCCACCATCGTCGCGCCATCCGCGCTTAAGAGCCAGGATGACGAAACCGATGAAGACGGCGAAGAGGGTGAAGCACCAGAAGCTGGTGACGTTCCAGCTTCTGCTCAGACCGCTGACGGAGAAGAAGGCGACAAGAGCGAGTAA
- a CDS encoding MaoC family dehydratase: MRHYEDVVVGETASYGSYAVTREEVIDFASKYDPQPFHLNDEAAAQTYFGRLSASGWHTGAMAMRMMVDNMIANPTASLGSPGIDNLKWIKPVYPGDTLRCEATTLEKRRSKSNPAMGIMKGETRVFNQDDVLVMTMVSNGLIKVRDPDAPID; this comes from the coding sequence ATGCGACATTATGAAGACGTAGTCGTCGGCGAAACCGCTTCATACGGCTCCTATGCAGTCACCCGCGAGGAAGTGATCGACTTCGCATCGAAATATGACCCTCAGCCGTTTCATTTGAACGATGAAGCAGCGGCGCAGACATATTTCGGGCGGTTGTCGGCAAGCGGCTGGCACACAGGGGCTATGGCAATGCGGATGATGGTCGACAATATGATCGCCAATCCGACCGCCAGCCTCGGCTCGCCCGGCATCGACAATCTCAAATGGATTAAACCCGTCTATCCCGGCGACACTTTACGCTGCGAAGCCACGACGCTGGAAAAGCGCCGCAGCAAAAGCAACCCCGCGATGGGCATCATGAAGGGCGAAACGCGGGTCTTCAATCAGGACGATGTGTTGGTAATGACCATGGTCTCCAACGGCCTGATCAAAGTCCGCGATCCGGATGCTCCCATCGATTAG
- a CDS encoding helix-turn-helix transcriptional regulator: MNNRLKVLRAERDWSQAELAGRLDVSRQAVNAIETGKHDPSLPLAFRISRLFNMPIEEIFDDQH; this comes from the coding sequence ATGAACAACCGCCTCAAAGTCCTCCGCGCTGAACGCGACTGGAGCCAGGCAGAGCTGGCCGGAAGGCTCGATGTATCGCGGCAAGCCGTGAATGCGATCGAGACGGGCAAGCACGATCCCTCGCTCCCCCTCGCCTTCCGTATATCCCGCCTATTCAACATGCCCATCGAGGAAATTTTTGATGACCAGCACTGA
- the pth gene encoding aminoacyl-tRNA hydrolase yields MQLWVGLGNPGPQYAMHRHNVGFMVCDVLAEMHGFGAVQKKFSGWTMDGRIGGERIIMLKPATFMNESGRAVGEAMRFYKLELDALTVFHDELDLAPFKVKVKQGGGTAGHNGLRSIDKHCGNDFRRVRLGIGHPGAKERVTGHVLGNYAKSEMDDLIQMLSAVGSEAEWLAKGNGPRFMSEIALRQQD; encoded by the coding sequence ATGCAATTATGGGTAGGCTTAGGAAATCCCGGACCGCAATATGCGATGCACCGGCACAACGTCGGCTTCATGGTGTGCGATGTTCTCGCGGAAATGCACGGCTTCGGCGCCGTCCAGAAGAAGTTCTCGGGCTGGACAATGGACGGGCGCATCGGCGGAGAGCGGATCATTATGCTTAAGCCTGCGACGTTCATGAATGAAAGCGGCCGCGCGGTTGGCGAAGCCATGCGGTTCTACAAGCTTGAGCTAGATGCACTCACGGTCTTTCATGACGAGCTCGACCTTGCGCCCTTCAAAGTGAAGGTGAAGCAAGGCGGCGGGACGGCTGGGCACAATGGACTTCGCAGTATCGACAAGCATTGCGGCAATGACTTCCGCCGCGTGCGGCTCGGGATTGGTCATCCCGGTGCAAAAGAGCGCGTCACCGGTCATGTCCTCGGTAATTACGCGAAGTCGGAGATGGACGATCTGATCCAAATGCTCTCTGCCGTCGGGTCAGAGGCGGAGTGGCTGGCCAAGGGCAACGGACCGCGTTTTATGAGCGAGATTGCGCTACGCCAACAGGATTAA
- a CDS encoding glycine--tRNA ligase subunit alpha, translating to MKRDPSKSFQDMILALHDFWSANGCLILQPYDMRMGAGTFHTATTLRALGPEPWNAAFVQPCRRPTDGRYGENPNRLQHYYQYQVILKPSPSDIQDLYLESLRVIGIDPLKHDIRFVEDDWESPTLGAWGLGWEVWCDGMEVTQFTYFQQMGGFDCKPVAGELTYGLERLAMYIQGVDSVYDLDFNGRGVSYGEVFLENEKQMSKWNFEVADTDALFDLFNKAEAECKNALAADVPIAAYEQAVEASHIFNLLQARGVISVQERASYMGRVRDLARGSCEAHMEKEKAGWAAKYPEWSA from the coding sequence ATGAAGAGAGATCCTTCGAAAAGCTTTCAGGACATGATCCTCGCGCTCCATGATTTCTGGAGCGCAAACGGCTGTCTGATCCTGCAACCCTATGACATGCGCATGGGTGCAGGCACGTTCCACACAGCGACCACGCTGCGGGCGCTGGGGCCAGAGCCTTGGAACGCCGCATTTGTGCAGCCCTGCCGCCGTCCAACCGATGGCCGCTATGGCGAGAACCCCAACCGGCTGCAGCATTATTACCAGTATCAGGTGATCCTGAAGCCAAGCCCCTCCGACATTCAGGACCTCTATCTTGAGAGCCTGCGCGTGATCGGCATCGATCCGCTGAAGCACGACATCCGCTTTGTCGAAGATGACTGGGAATCGCCGACATTGGGCGCATGGGGCCTCGGCTGGGAAGTCTGGTGTGACGGGATGGAAGTCACCCAGTTCACATACTTCCAGCAAATGGGCGGCTTTGATTGCAAGCCCGTCGCTGGCGAGTTGACCTACGGCCTCGAACGTCTCGCCATGTATATCCAAGGCGTGGACAGTGTTTATGACCTCGACTTCAACGGGCGCGGCGTTTCGTATGGCGAGGTATTCCTCGAAAACGAAAAACAGATGTCGAAATGGAACTTCGAAGTTGCTGATACCGATGCTCTGTTCGATCTATTCAATAAGGCAGAGGCCGAGTGCAAAAACGCGCTCGCCGCAGACGTGCCCATCGCTGCCTATGAGCAAGCGGTCGAGGCCAGCCACATCTTCAATCTGTTGCAAGCGCGCGGCGTGATCAGCGTGCAGGAACGCGCCAGCTATATGGGCCGCGTCCGCGATCTGGCGCGCGGATCATGCGAAGCGCATATGGAGAAGGAAAAGGCCGGCTGGGCCGCAAAATATCCGGAGTGGTCGGCATGA
- the ychF gene encoding redox-regulated ATPase YchF gives MGFRCGIVGLPNVGKSTLFNALTETQAAQAANYPFCTIEPNVGQVSVPDARLDQIAKIASSAKIIPTQLAFVDIAGLVKGASQGEGLGNQFLGNIREVDAVVHVLRCFEDDDIQHVANKVDPIADAEVVETELMLSDLESLEKRVPAAEKKGKAGDKEAKIMASVLGQALELLREGKPARLTEPKDEEETRIFEQAQLLTAKPVLYVCNVAEEEASTGNAMTQLVFDKAAAEGAQAVVVSAAIESEIVGMEEADRGEYLAELGLEESGLARVITAGYTLLGLQTYFTAGPKEARAWTFPNGAKAPQAAGEIHSDFERGFIRAETIAFDDFVSLGGEGPARDAGKLRQEGKDYLVQDGDVLNFKFNV, from the coding sequence ATGGGTTTCCGTTGCGGGATCGTGGGCTTGCCGAATGTCGGCAAATCTACTTTGTTTAATGCTCTTACCGAAACGCAGGCTGCACAGGCTGCGAACTATCCGTTCTGCACGATTGAGCCGAATGTTGGTCAGGTTTCCGTGCCTGACGCACGGTTGGATCAGATCGCCAAGATCGCCAGTTCAGCGAAGATTATCCCGACGCAGCTGGCGTTTGTTGACATTGCTGGCCTCGTAAAGGGCGCGTCGCAGGGCGAAGGTCTGGGCAATCAGTTCCTCGGCAACATCCGTGAAGTCGATGCCGTGGTCCATGTACTGCGCTGCTTCGAAGATGACGACATCCAGCACGTCGCCAATAAGGTCGATCCCATTGCGGACGCCGAAGTTGTCGAAACCGAGCTGATGCTGTCGGACCTCGAAAGCCTAGAGAAGCGCGTCCCTGCTGCCGAGAAGAAGGGCAAGGCAGGCGATAAGGAAGCCAAGATCATGGCAAGCGTCCTTGGCCAAGCGCTCGAGCTGCTTCGCGAGGGCAAGCCAGCGCGTTTGACGGAGCCCAAAGACGAAGAAGAAACGCGCATCTTCGAGCAAGCGCAGCTGCTGACCGCAAAGCCTGTGCTGTATGTTTGCAACGTCGCAGAAGAAGAAGCCTCGACGGGCAATGCGATGACACAATTGGTGTTCGACAAGGCCGCCGCCGAAGGCGCGCAGGCCGTCGTTGTTTCCGCCGCGATCGAAAGCGAAATCGTTGGTATGGAAGAGGCTGACCGGGGTGAATACCTCGCCGAGCTTGGTCTTGAAGAAAGTGGTCTCGCTCGCGTCATCACTGCTGGTTACACGCTGCTTGGCCTCCAAACTTACTTCACCGCAGGCCCGAAAGAAGCCCGCGCATGGACATTTCCGAACGGTGCGAAAGCTCCGCAGGCAGCAGGTGAAATCCACTCCGATTTCGAACGCGGCTTCATCCGTGCCGAAACCATCGCATTCGACGATTTCGTCAGCCTTGGCGGCGAAGGTCCGGCACGTGACGCCGGCAAATTGCGCCAAGAAGGCAAAGACTATCTGGTGCAGGACGGAGACGTTTTGAACTTTAAATTCAACGTCTAA